AACGCAACGCCAGCTCGGTCGGGTTGAACGAGGTCGCGGCGACTTCGACGAGCACCTGGCCCGGCCCTGGCGCCGGGCGGGGGATTTCTTCGATGCGGATGACGCCGGGGGCGCCGTGTTCGTGGATGCGTGCGGCTCTCATGACGTCGACCGTAGAAAGCGCTGGCGAGACTGACCATGGGTCGATGACCTGGATTCATGCGCGATCGTCTCGCTAGAGTTCCGCCGTGGACATCCTCAGCGACGTGCTCGCCGTGGTGCGGGCGGGGCGGCCGCGGTCGGCGCTGGTGGGCTGGCGGGCACCGTGGGCACAACGGTTCCCGCCGGTGCCCGGCGCGGTCGGCTTCCGGGTGGTGCTGCGGGGCGAGTGCGTGCTGATCCCGGCGGACGGCGTACCGGTCCGGCTGGGCACCGGCGACGTGGTGCTGCTGCCGCACGGCGGCCCGCATGTGCTCGCCGACGCCCCGGAGACCGTGCCGGCCGCCGAGGTGTGCGACCCGGACGCGCCGGACTTCGTCGAGCCCGCCCCGGCTGACGCGGGCACGTTGACCCTGTGCGGGGCCTACGAACTGGCGCCCGCCGGCGGCCATCCGCTGCTGCGGGACCTGCCGGAGGTGGTGCATCTCGGCGGTGGCCCCGAGTTGCGGTCCACAGTGGACCTGCTGGCGGGCGAACTGCTGCGCCCGGGGCTGGGCACCGGCGGGGTCGTGCCTGCCCTCCTGGACCTGGTGCTGCTCTACGCGCTGCGTACCTGGTTCGCCGAGCGGCGACCCGGCTGGGGCGCGGCTCTGCGCGATCCGGTGGTCAATCGCGCGCTGGAGGCCATCCACGCCGAGCCTGCCCGGCCGTGGACGGTCGCCACGCTGGCCGAGCGCGGTGGCCTGTCCCGCGCGCCGTTCGCCCGGCGGTTCACCGAGCTGACCGGCCGCTCGCCGGGGCGGTACCTGACCTGGTGGCGGATGACCACCGCGGCGCGCCTGCTGCGCGAGTCGGACGCGCCGCTGGCGGTGGTCGCGGCCGCGGTCGGTTACCGCTCGGAGTTCGCCTTCGCCACCGCGTTCAAGCGGCAGTACGCCACCGCGCCCGGCCGGTACCGCCGCCACGCCGCCGGTTTGCCGCCCGAGCCGGTCGTGTGAGATCTTGGCGGAGAGCCCGGTGATGGGGCTTCCGGACGAGGGGTGCCGTACCCGGTGTGCGACAAGACGGCCCGCTGGAGGCCGTCATGTCGTGGATCGTCCTGGTGCTCTCGGGTGTGCTGGAAGCCGTATGGGCCACCGCACTCGGCAAGTCCGAGGGACTCACCCGGTTCGGCCCGGCCGCGGTGTTCTTCGCCGCGCTCGCCGCGAGCATGGCCGGGCTCGCCTACGCGATGCGTGAGCTGCCGGTCGGCACTTCCTACGCCGTCTGGGTGGGCATCGGCGCGGTGCTGACCGTCGTCTACGCGATGGTCACCGGGCAGGAACCCTTGTCCGTGCTGAAAGTCCTTTTCCTGGCGATGATCGTCGGCGGCGTGATCGGGCTCAAACTGGTCCACTGAGCGCAACTGCCTTTGGTATCACTGGCGGAAGCGCCGCACCGTCCCGAAAGGACGGTGTGCGGGTGGTTACCGGCCCGGCGGTGCCCCGCGCGGCCTAACGGCACCGGCCGCTCGGGTGAGGTGAGAATTTTCCGACTACTAAGCGTAGGGGTTTCCCCGAGACCAATGATCACCCTTCGTCATCTTTCTGTTATTTTCCGGCCCGCCGGTCATCCGTCTCGGTGAGCTGAATCGCCGCTGTGACCTTGTAACGCTGCATTCAGAGTGACCGATACCACCGCGTGTATTGCTCGCGACCCTACGGAGCGTATACCACCACTGGTCACTCACGGTAATCAGAATTGTGGGTGTCCCGCTGTTCCGAACTGCGCCACCTTGACGAGTGTGGGAGGTCCGATGGAAGAGTCGGTGCGGCGGTCATTGCCGGTCAATTCCTTGCCGGTCAACGATGCGCGGCCCCACATCGGTCTTCCCGCGATTTCCCGGCAACCGCAGCGCGCCGCGCCGAGCACCCCGGCCGAGCCGCGCCCGCCCGCGCCGGCTTCCCCGTCGCAGCGCCGCCGTTCGACGGACTGGGAGTCCGGTTACCGCAGCATGGTCGTGCTCGGCGACCTGGTGTCCACCGCCGCCGTGGTCACCGTGGGAGCCTTTGTGCTGCGTGGTTTCGGCGCCGCGTGGCCGGCTACGCAGTGGCTCGCGCTCGGCACCGTGCTCGCCGTCGTGTGCGGGCTGCCCGCCAGCCGGGCGTGGAATCCGAGAGTGCTCGGGGAGGGCGCCGAGGAGTTCCGAAGACTCGGGCGGGGCCTGTTCGCCGCGGCGGTGATGGTCGCACTCGGCGGTCTGCTCTTCGGCGCGCTCGCCGTGCAGCCGTGGGTGTTCGCCGTCATTCCCGCCGTCGCGCTGGTCTCGTTCCCGCAACGTTACGTGCTCCGCCGCTGGCTCCACCGCACGCGCCGCCGAGGCGGCTGCCTGCTGCCGGTGCTCGCCGCGGGCAGTCCGGAAACCGTGCGCGACCTGATCGCGCGCACCCGCGCCGAGTCACACGTCGGCTGGCGCGTCGAAGCCGTGTGCACCTTCACCGGTGAGGGCGACCCCGGCAGCGGGGAGCTGGACGGGGTGCCGGTGGTCGGCAGGCTCGACGAACTCGCCGACCACGTCCGCCGCGGCGGCTACCGCGTGGTCGCGGTCACCGCCGACCAGTACTGGAGCCCGCGCCGGTTGCAGCAGGTGGCCTGGGACCTCGAAGGCACCGCCGCCGAAATGGTGGTCGCGCCGGTGCTGATGGAGGTGGCGGGCCCGCGGCTGAACGTCTCCGGTGTGCTCGGCATGCCACTGCTGCGGGTGGCCGCGCCGACCTTCACCGGCGGCCGCCGCCTGGTCAAGGAGATCGTCGACCGCGTCGCCTCCTGCCTGCTGCTGGCGCTGTTCTCCCCGCTGCTGCTGGCCGTCGCGGTGGCGATCAAGCTGGGCAGCCGCGGTCCGGTGATCTACCGCCAGCGCCGCGTCGGCCGCAACGGTCACCCGTTCACCATGCTCAAGTTCCGCACCATGGTGGTCAACGCCGACGCCGTGCGCCAGAAACTGCTCGAGGAGAACGAGGGCGCCGGGCCGCTGTTCAAGATGCGCCGTGATCCGCGCGTCACCCGGGTGGGTGGCCTGCTGCGCCGGTACTCCCTGGACGAGCTGCCCCAGCTGTTCAACGTGCTGACCGGGCGGATGTCGCTGGTCGGCCCGCGCCCGCCGCTGCCGGAGGAGACCAAGGCCTACGCCGCCGACGCCCGCCGCCGCCTGCTGGTCAAGCCGGGGCTGACCGGGTTGTGGCAGGTCAGCGGCCGCAGCGATCTGAGCTGGGCGGAGAGCATCCGGCTCGACCTGCGGTACGTCGAGGACTGGTCGCTGGCACTCGATCTGGTGATCCTGTGGAAGACGGTGCGGGCCGTGCTCGGGGGTGACGGGGCTTACTGACGTTCCCGCTGTGACCTGGATCTAGTTGAAACCGAAATAGTCAAGCGCTCAACTACGTTGGCTGGAGGTAGTCAGGAACTCACCAGGAAGGACCGCACGATGACCTCCACCGACATCCGCCCCGATGGTCTCGCACTGGACGGCGAGGTGCAGGACCTGCTGTTCCGCGAGGCGAGGACGGCCAACACCTTCAGTGCCGAGCCGGTCGGCGACGACCAGGTCAAGGCCATCTACGACCTGGTCAAGTGGGCACCGACCTCGATGAACATCCAGCCGCTGCGGGCGCTGGTCCTGCGCAGCGACGAGGCCCGTGAGCGCCTGGTCCCGCTGCTGGCCGAGGGCAACCGCGCCAAGACCGCGAGCGCGCCGCTGACCGTCATCCTGGCGGCCGACACCGAGTTCCACGAGAACCTGCCGCGGCTGTTCCCGCACAACCCCGGCGCGAAGGACTACTTCGCCGAGGAGGACGTCCGCTTCGAGACGGCCAAGTCCAACGCCCTGCTGCAAGTGGGTTACTTCATCATCGGCGTGCGCGCGGCCGGGCTGGCCGCCGGGCCGCTCACCGGCTTCGACGCGCACGGCGTGGACAAGGAGTTCTTCCACGACCGGCCGTGGAAGTCCCTGGTCGTGGTGAACGTCGGCAAGCCGGGTGACGGCGCCTGGTACGACCGGCTGCCGCGGCTCGGCTTCGACCAGGTCGTCGACACGCTCTGAAAAATCGGCTCCGGGCACCTGTCCAACGGTTCCGTTGTCCCGTTCCCAACTACGCCCACGGCCCGTTCGCACCGCTTTACCGCGGGCGGACGGCCGTTCGCGTTCGACACGTGTGAGCTGCCACGGCCGCGACGGCTAGCATCACGGGAGTCATCGGAACATCCCAGCTGAGGAGCCCACCGTGTCAGAGTTCTCGCCAACCGCGGCCACCCCGTCCGAACGCGTGGTGGTCACCGCGGGCACTACGGCGAGTGCGGCGGTCCGCGAAGCAGGCCTGCCGGGCAAGGGCCCGGACGCGATCGTGGTGGTGCGCGACGCCGAGGGCAAGCTCCGGGATCTGGCCTGGGTACCCGAAACCGACACCGAGGTCGAGCCGGTGGCGGCGAACACCGAGGACGGCCGCTCGGTGATCCGCCACTCCTGCGCGCACGTGCTCGCCCAGGCGGTGCAGCAGCAGTTCCCCGAGGCGAAGCTGGGCATCGGCCCGCCGGTCAAGGACGGCTTCTACTACGACTTCGCCGTGGACAAGCCGTTCACCCCGGAAGACCTGCAGGCGCTGGAAAAGCGGATGAAGCAGATCATCAAGGGGTCGCAGCAGTTCTCCCGCCGGGTGCTGGAGTCGGTGGAGGCGGCCAAGGCCGAGCTGGCGGACGAGCCGTTCAAACTCGAACTGGTGGACATCAAGTCCGATGTGGACACTTCAGAGGTGATGGAGGTCGGCGGCGGCGAGCTGACCGTCTACGACAACCTCGACCCGCGCACCAAGGAGCGGGTGTGGGGCGACCTCTGCCGCGGCCCGCACATCCCGACCACCAAGCACATCCCGGCCTTCAAGCTGACCCGCGTCGCGGCGGCGTACTGGCGCGGCAACGAGAAGAACCCGCAGCTGCAGCGGATCTACGGCACCGCGTGGGAGTCGGCGGAGGCCCAGGAGCACTACCTGGAGATGCTGGCCGAGGCGGAGCGGCGCGATCACCGCAAGCTCGGCGCCGAGCTGGACCTGTTCTCCTTCCCCGACGAGATCGGCTCCGGGCTGGCGGTGTTCCACCCCAAGGGCGGGATCATCCGGCAGGAGCTGGAGAACTACTCGCGGCAGCGGCACGTCGAAGCGGGCTACGACTTCGTCAACTCGCCGCACATCACCAAGGCCTCGCTGTTCGAGATCTCCGGTCACCTCGGCTGGTACAAGGACGGCATGTACCCGCCGATGCACCTGGACGCGGAGTACAACGAGGACGGCACGGTCCGGCGACCGGGGCAGGACTACTACCTCAAGCCGATGAACTGCCCGTTCCACGACCTGATCTTCCGCTCGCGCGGGCGGTCCTACCGCGAGCTGCCGCTGCGCATGTTCGAGTTCGGCTCGGTGTACCGGTACGAGAAGTCCGGTGTGGTGCACGGCCTCACCCGCGTGCGCGGCATGACGCAGGACGACGCGCACATCTTCTGCACCGAGGAGCAGGTGGGGGAGGAGCTGAAGTCCCTGCTGGGCTTCGTGCTCGGCCTGCTGCGCGACTACGGCCTCGACGACTTCTACCTCGAGCTGTCCACCCGGAACGACGAGAAGTACGTCGGCTCGGACGAGGTGTGGGAGCGGGCCACCCAGGTGCTGCGCGAGGCGGCCACCGACTCCGGGCTGGACCTGGTGCCGGACCCCGGTGGCGCGGCCTTCTACGGGCCGAAGATCTCGGTGCAGGCCAAGGACGCGCTCGGCCGCACCTGGCAGATGTCGACCATCCAGCTGGACTTCAACCTGCCCGAGCTGTTCGAGCTGGAGTACACCGCGGCCGGTGGGGAGCGGAAGCGGCCGGTGATGATCCACCGCGCGCTGTTCGGCTCGATCGAGCGGTTCTTCGGCGTGCTCACCGAGCACTACGCCGGCGCGTTCCCGGCGTGGCTGTCGCCGGTGCAGGTGGTCGGCATCCCGATCGCCGACGAGCACACCGAGCACCTGCGTGGCGTGGAGAAGGCGTTGCGCACCAAGGGGATCCGGGTCGAGCTGGACCTCGGTGACGACCGGATGCAGAAGAAGATCCGCACGCACACCATGCAGAAGGTGCCGTTCATGCTGCTGGCGGGCGGCAAGGACGTGGAGTCCGGTTCGGTG
The genomic region above belongs to Amycolatopsis sp. YIM 10 and contains:
- a CDS encoding AraC family transcriptional regulator, which gives rise to MDILSDVLAVVRAGRPRSALVGWRAPWAQRFPPVPGAVGFRVVLRGECVLIPADGVPVRLGTGDVVLLPHGGPHVLADAPETVPAAEVCDPDAPDFVEPAPADAGTLTLCGAYELAPAGGHPLLRDLPEVVHLGGGPELRSTVDLLAGELLRPGLGTGGVVPALLDLVLLYALRTWFAERRPGWGAALRDPVVNRALEAIHAEPARPWTVATLAERGGLSRAPFARRFTELTGRSPGRYLTWWRMTTAARLLRESDAPLAVVAAAVGYRSEFAFATAFKRQYATAPGRYRRHAAGLPPEPVV
- a CDS encoding multidrug efflux SMR transporter, which produces MSWIVLVLSGVLEAVWATALGKSEGLTRFGPAAVFFAALAASMAGLAYAMRELPVGTSYAVWVGIGAVLTVVYAMVTGQEPLSVLKVLFLAMIVGGVIGLKLVH
- a CDS encoding sugar transferase, which codes for MEESVRRSLPVNSLPVNDARPHIGLPAISRQPQRAAPSTPAEPRPPAPASPSQRRRSTDWESGYRSMVVLGDLVSTAAVVTVGAFVLRGFGAAWPATQWLALGTVLAVVCGLPASRAWNPRVLGEGAEEFRRLGRGLFAAAVMVALGGLLFGALAVQPWVFAVIPAVALVSFPQRYVLRRWLHRTRRRGGCLLPVLAAGSPETVRDLIARTRAESHVGWRVEAVCTFTGEGDPGSGELDGVPVVGRLDELADHVRRGGYRVVAVTADQYWSPRRLQQVAWDLEGTAAEMVVAPVLMEVAGPRLNVSGVLGMPLLRVAAPTFTGGRRLVKEIVDRVASCLLLALFSPLLLAVAVAIKLGSRGPVIYRQRRVGRNGHPFTMLKFRTMVVNADAVRQKLLEENEGAGPLFKMRRDPRVTRVGGLLRRYSLDELPQLFNVLTGRMSLVGPRPPLPEETKAYAADARRRLLVKPGLTGLWQVSGRSDLSWAESIRLDLRYVEDWSLALDLVILWKTVRAVLGGDGAY
- a CDS encoding malonic semialdehyde reductase, which gives rise to MTSTDIRPDGLALDGEVQDLLFREARTANTFSAEPVGDDQVKAIYDLVKWAPTSMNIQPLRALVLRSDEARERLVPLLAEGNRAKTASAPLTVILAADTEFHENLPRLFPHNPGAKDYFAEEDVRFETAKSNALLQVGYFIIGVRAAGLAAGPLTGFDAHGVDKEFFHDRPWKSLVVVNVGKPGDGAWYDRLPRLGFDQVVDTL
- the thrS gene encoding threonine--tRNA ligase codes for the protein MVVTAGTTASAAVREAGLPGKGPDAIVVVRDAEGKLRDLAWVPETDTEVEPVAANTEDGRSVIRHSCAHVLAQAVQQQFPEAKLGIGPPVKDGFYYDFAVDKPFTPEDLQALEKRMKQIIKGSQQFSRRVLESVEAAKAELADEPFKLELVDIKSDVDTSEVMEVGGGELTVYDNLDPRTKERVWGDLCRGPHIPTTKHIPAFKLTRVAAAYWRGNEKNPQLQRIYGTAWESAEAQEHYLEMLAEAERRDHRKLGAELDLFSFPDEIGSGLAVFHPKGGIIRQELENYSRQRHVEAGYDFVNSPHITKASLFEISGHLGWYKDGMYPPMHLDAEYNEDGTVRRPGQDYYLKPMNCPFHDLIFRSRGRSYRELPLRMFEFGSVYRYEKSGVVHGLTRVRGMTQDDAHIFCTEEQVGEELKSLLGFVLGLLRDYGLDDFYLELSTRNDEKYVGSDEVWERATQVLREAATDSGLDLVPDPGGAAFYGPKISVQAKDALGRTWQMSTIQLDFNLPELFELEYTAAGGERKRPVMIHRALFGSIERFFGVLTEHYAGAFPAWLSPVQVVGIPIADEHTEHLRGVEKALRTKGIRVELDLGDDRMQKKIRTHTMQKVPFMLLAGGKDVESGSVSFRFRDGTQVNGVPVDTAVEAISAWIGRRENTSPSSESFGAVLA